The DNA segment ACGAGCCCACCAACCACCTCGACGCCGACTCCATCGTCTGGCTGCGCGACTACCTGAAGAACTACCGCGGCGGCTTCATCGTGATCTCCCACGACGTCGAGCTGGTCGAGACGGTGGTCAACAAGGTCTTCTATCTGGACGCCAACCGCACCCAGATCGATGTCTACAACATGGGCTGGAAGCTCTACCAGCAGCAGCGCGAGGCCGACGAGAAGCGCCGCAAGCGCGAGCGCCAGAACGCCGAGAAGAAGGCCGCGTCCCTCAACTCGCAGGCCGACAAGATGCGCGCCAAGGCGACCAAGACCGTCGCCGCGCAGAACATGGCCAAGCGCGCGGACCGGCTGCTCGCCGGCCTCGAAGCCGTGCGGGTCTCCGACAAGGTCGCCAAGCTGCGCTTCCCCGACCCGGCGCCGTGCGGCAGGACCCCGCTGATGGCGGAGGGCCTGTCCAAGTCGTACGGCTCGCTGGAGATCTTCACCGATGTCGACCTCGCGGTCGACAAGGGCTCCCGCGTCGTCATCCTCGGCCTCAACGGCGCGGGCAAGACCACGCTGCTGAAGCTGCTGGCCGGTGCCGAGAAGCCCGACACCGGCGAGGTCATCGAGGGCCACGGGCTGAAGATGGGCTACTACGCCCAGGAGCACGAGACGCTGGACCCCGACCGCTCGGTCCTGGAGAACATGCGCTCCGCCGCGCCCGATCTGGACCTGGTCCAGGTCCGCAAGACGCTCGGCTCGTTCCTCTTCTCGGGCGACGACGTCGACAAGCCGGCCGGGGTCCTCTCCGGTGGTGAGAAGACCCGGCTGGCGCTGGCCACCCTCGTCGTCTCGT comes from the Streptomyces sp. NBC_01471 genome and includes:
- a CDS encoding ABC-F family ATP-binding cassette domain-containing protein, which encodes MITASGIELRAGARILIESASFRIAKGDRIGLVGRNGAGKTTLTKCLAGEGVPAGGTITRSGEVGYLPQDPRTGDLDVLASDRILSARDLDSVLRKMRENEERMAHGQGATREKAMKKYERLETEFLTKGGYAAEAEAATIAAALGLPDRVLGQPLHTLSGGQRRRVELARILFSDADTLLLDEPTNHLDADSIVWLRDYLKNYRGGFIVISHDVELVETVVNKVFYLDANRTQIDVYNMGWKLYQQQREADEKRRKRERQNAEKKAASLNSQADKMRAKATKTVAAQNMAKRADRLLAGLEAVRVSDKVAKLRFPDPAPCGRTPLMAEGLSKSYGSLEIFTDVDLAVDKGSRVVILGLNGAGKTTLLKLLAGAEKPDTGEVIEGHGLKMGYYAQEHETLDPDRSVLENMRSAAPDLDLVQVRKTLGSFLFSGDDVDKPAGVLSGGEKTRLALATLVVSSANVLLLDEPTNNLDPASREEILGALRTYKGAVILVTHDEGAVHALEPERIILLPDGVEDLWGPDYADLVALA